The Herbiconiux sp. SALV-R1 nucleotide sequence GCCTTCACCGACGCCGCCACGTCGTGCATGCGCACCACGCGCGCCCCGAGCAGGGCGCACACCGTGGCAGCGACGAGCGAGCCCTCGGTGCGCTCGCTCTTGACGGCACCGAGGCTCTCGCCCACGAAGTCCTTGTTCGACACGGCGGCGAGCGCGGGCAGCCCGATCGCGGCGATCTCGTCGAAACGGCGGGTGAGCTCGAGGCTGTGCCGGGTGTTCTTGTTCAGGTCATGCCCGGGGTCGACGAACAGCTGCGCCTCGGTGACGCCGGCCGCCGTCGCCTCCTCGACGCGCTGGTCGAGGAAGGCGCGCACCTCGGCCACCACGTCGTCGTAGCGCGGCCGGGGATGCGGCCGGCGGGGAGCGGCGAGGCTGTGGGTGATCACGAGGGAGGCGCCGCTCCCGGCGACGACGGCGGCCATCTCGGGGTCGCTCAGCCCCGTCGTGTCGTTCACGACGTGCGCCCCCGCGGCGATGCAGGCGGCGGCGACGGATGCGCGGAAGGTGTCGACCGAGATCACGACGTCGCTCCGCTCGGCCACCGCCGCGACCACGGGGAGCACGCGATCGAGCTCCTCCTCGGCCGGGATCTCGGGCCCTGGCGCGAACTTCGCGCCTCCCACGTCGACCCAGTCGGCGCCGAGCTCGGCCGCGCGGAGCGCTGCGTCGACCGCGCTGTCGAGGGCGAAGGTCGCTCCCTGGTCGAAGAACGAGTCGGGGGTGCGGTTGACGATGGCCATCACCGCGATGCGCCGGTCGAAGTCGATGGTGCGCGATCCGAGACGGCGCACCGGGTGCCGCAGCGCGGGTGTGACGATCATGTGTCCATCATGGTCGCTGCGACAGCCGGGGTGGGGCAGCTCGTGAGAAGGTGGATCCATGACGGTCCTCCCTCCCCGGCTCCCACCGCGCGACAGCGGTGACGCCTGGGTGGAGGCCCCCGACGGCAAGCGCTACTGGGGCCGCTACGGAGCTGCGGGGCTGCTCGTGCACGCCGAAGCCGGGGTGCTGCTGCAGCATCGCGCCGAGTGGAGCCACTTCGGCGGAACCTGGGGCCTCCCGGGCGGCGCGCGGCACGAGGGCGAGAGCGCCGTCGCGGGCGCGGTCCGCGAGGCCGGCGAGGAGGCCGGGGTGCCGGCGGAGCTCCTGCAACTCGCCTTCACCTCGACCTTCGACCTGGGCTTCTGGTCGTACGTCACCGTGGTGGTGCGCGCCACCTCGCCGTTCACGCCCACGATCGGCGACGCCGAGAGCCTCGAACTGCGCTGGGTGCCCCTCGACGAGGTGGACTCGCTCCCGCTGCACCCCGGCTTCGCCGCCAGCTGGCCGGCCCTCCGCGCACGGCTCGACGAGCGCTCGCGGGTGGTGGTCGACGCGGCGAACGTCATCGGCTCGCGCCCCGACGGCTGGTGGCGCGATCGGGTCGGAGCCGCAGAGAGGCTCATCGGGCGCCTGACGGCGCTGGCCGAGCACGGTGTCGCCGACGGCGGTGCGCGCGGTGACGGCGGGGGTGCCGATCGCCGCTGGCCGCGCTTCGACGTCGTCATCGAGGGCAGGGCGAAGGATGCGCGCGGCACCGACCCCGCCGACTCACCCGCTCTCACCGGCGGTCTGGTGCGCCTGGTGCGTGCCGAGGGTTCGGGTGACGACGCGATCGTCGCCACGGTCGCCGACCCGTTCCCGGGCGAGACGACGGTGGTGACGGCCGACCGGGAGCTGACCGCGCGGGTCGAGGAGCTGGGCGCCCGGGTGCGGGGGCCGCGGTGGATCCTCGAACTGCTCGACGCGCTCGACGAGCCCGGCCGCTGATGACCCTCACTGTGAACGGGCGGGAGGTCCTCGACTCGTCGGCTCTCGAGACCCACTACGAGCCGCGCAGGCCGGTCGACCTCGCGTCGACGCTGGGTCAGCACCGGCGAGGCGCGGGCGATCCGTGCTTCGTCGTCGAGGGCGGCGCGCACTGGCTCACCCTCCGCACGCCGGCGGGCACGGCGACCCTGCGACTGTCCCCGACCTCGTCGGGAGTGCGGGCCGTGGCCTGGGGCG carries:
- the folP gene encoding dihydropteroate synthase, which translates into the protein MIVTPALRHPVRRLGSRTIDFDRRIAVMAIVNRTPDSFFDQGATFALDSAVDAALRAAELGADWVDVGGAKFAPGPEIPAEEELDRVLPVVAAVAERSDVVISVDTFRASVAAACIAAGAHVVNDTTGLSDPEMAAVVAGSGASLVITHSLAAPRRPHPRPRYDDVVAEVRAFLDQRVEEATAAGVTEAQLFVDPGHDLNKNTRHSLELTRRFDEIAAIGLPALAAVSNKDFVGESLGAVKSERTEGSLVAATVCALLGARVVRMHDVAASVKAMRMLEAVLGFREPVQEVHNV
- a CDS encoding NUDIX domain-containing protein — translated: MTVLPPRLPPRDSGDAWVEAPDGKRYWGRYGAAGLLVHAEAGVLLQHRAEWSHFGGTWGLPGGARHEGESAVAGAVREAGEEAGVPAELLQLAFTSTFDLGFWSYVTVVVRATSPFTPTIGDAESLELRWVPLDEVDSLPLHPGFAASWPALRARLDERSRVVVDAANVIGSRPDGWWRDRVGAAERLIGRLTALAEHGVADGGARGDGGGADRRWPRFDVVIEGRAKDARGTDPADSPALTGGLVRLVRAEGSGDDAIVATVADPFPGETTVVTADRELTARVEELGARVRGPRWILELLDALDEPGR